The following proteins are co-located in the Rippkaea orientalis PCC 8801 genome:
- a CDS encoding RuBisCO accumulation factor 1, whose translation MNEHPQLSPEQANQLLRSLLEKQGSWVDWGQACYQLQQAGYNGQSIFEQTGFQSSQQNLIIVASQVYESLVNTGVAEEVLSYYRGPKSDVLYELRILNQDQRAIVAELAKEKTLEATEAKEVAKTFQAFNRLSQVPEAFTNHPGDAMAHQCWKQARQKKDLQDRTRLIAKGLKFAHSATARSAIEKLLMDFTVVPARSAPLLPLYRLEQESDISRIIAVVGSLPLSQNDLNRVENLVGVDPFNVVSYSGTGSLVSLPGWQAILKADDPVAILCSSDRLPKSIPGPTETVLVVVDRSLQNWDVNSYFLVEENEELMFKWFEEDPNTTLLGQIIIVVRPKKIFDENNILEPWQMDD comes from the coding sequence ATGAACGAACACCCCCAACTGTCTCCCGAACAAGCTAACCAATTACTGCGATCGCTCCTTGAAAAACAGGGATCTTGGGTAGACTGGGGTCAGGCCTGTTATCAGCTACAACAGGCAGGATACAACGGACAGAGCATTTTTGAACAGACGGGGTTTCAGTCGAGTCAGCAAAATTTAATTATTGTGGCATCGCAGGTTTACGAGAGTTTGGTCAATACAGGGGTTGCTGAGGAAGTTTTAAGCTATTATCGCGGTCCTAAAAGTGATGTTCTCTACGAACTTCGCATCCTCAACCAAGACCAACGGGCGATCGTTGCGGAGTTAGCGAAGGAAAAAACCCTCGAAGCAACGGAAGCCAAGGAGGTAGCCAAAACCTTTCAAGCATTTAACCGTCTGTCTCAAGTCCCTGAAGCGTTTACGAACCATCCTGGGGATGCCATGGCCCATCAGTGTTGGAAACAGGCTAGACAAAAGAAGGATCTGCAAGATCGCACCCGTTTAATCGCTAAAGGGCTGAAATTTGCCCATTCTGCTACGGCGCGATCGGCCATTGAAAAACTCCTCATGGATTTTACCGTGGTTCCTGCCCGCAGTGCCCCGTTATTGCCCCTCTATCGCCTGGAACAAGAGTCGGATATCTCCCGCATCATTGCGGTGGTGGGAAGCCTTCCTTTAAGCCAAAATGATCTAAATAGGGTGGAAAATTTAGTGGGAGTAGACCCCTTTAATGTGGTGTCCTATTCGGGAACAGGATCATTGGTTTCTCTTCCAGGGTGGCAAGCCATTCTTAAAGCGGATGATCCCGTTGCCATTTTGTGTTCAAGCGATCGCCTTCCCAAGTCTATCCCCGGTCCCACAGAAACGGTGTTAGTCGTTGTTGATCGTAGCCTTCAAAACTGGGATGTTAATAGTTATTTTTTGGTTGAAGAAAACGAGGAATTAATGTTTAAATGGTTTGAGGAAGATCCTAATACAACTTTATTGGGTCAAATTATTATTGTGGTGCGTCCTAAAAAGATTTTTGATGAAAATAATATCCTTGAACCCTGGCAAATGGATGATTAA
- the nadA gene encoding quinolinate synthase NadA codes for MFTTVRPQSTLTPPTANLIPNDLFTAINELKKDLNAVILAHYYQDPDIQDIADFIGDSLALSQQAASTNAEVIVFAGVHFMAETAKILNPDKLVLLPDLNAGCSLADSCPPEAFAQFKAQYPGCLVVSYINCTAEIKAMSDIICTSSNAVKIVNQLPKDRPIIFAPDRNLGRYVMEQTRRELILWQGSCMVHETFSEKKIVQLKIEYPEAEIIAHPECEPSVLRHANYIGSTTALLNYSQQSASQIFIVATEPGIIHQMEKETPHKRFIPAPAINNCACNECPHMRLNTLEKLYLAMKFKQPEITMDETIRLAALRPIQRMLEMS; via the coding sequence GTGTTCACCACTGTACGCCCTCAATCTACCTTAACCCCCCCAACCGCTAATTTAATTCCTAACGATTTATTTACAGCCATCAATGAGCTTAAAAAGGACTTAAACGCCGTTATTTTGGCGCATTATTACCAAGATCCTGATATACAAGATATTGCTGACTTTATTGGTGATTCTTTAGCCCTCTCTCAACAAGCTGCCAGTACCAATGCAGAGGTAATTGTCTTCGCGGGGGTTCATTTTATGGCAGAAACGGCCAAGATCTTGAATCCTGATAAATTAGTATTATTGCCGGATTTGAATGCGGGTTGTTCTTTAGCCGATAGTTGTCCTCCTGAAGCGTTTGCACAATTTAAAGCACAATATCCCGGTTGTCTCGTCGTTTCTTATATTAATTGTACCGCCGAAATTAAGGCGATGAGCGATATTATTTGCACCAGTTCTAATGCGGTTAAAATTGTTAATCAACTGCCCAAAGATCGCCCTATTATTTTTGCCCCCGATCGCAATTTAGGGCGATATGTGATGGAACAAACTAGACGAGAGTTAATTCTTTGGCAAGGCAGTTGTATGGTTCATGAAACCTTTTCTGAAAAGAAAATTGTCCAGTTAAAAATTGAATATCCTGAAGCAGAAATTATTGCTCATCCTGAATGTGAACCCTCGGTATTACGTCATGCTAATTATATTGGTTCAACAACGGCTTTATTAAACTATTCTCAGCAAAGTGCCAGTCAAATCTTTATTGTCGCAACCGAACCAGGAATTATTCACCAGATGGAAAAAGAAACCCCTCATAAGCGGTTTATTCCTGCCCCCGCTATTAATAATTGTGCGTGTAATGAATGCCCTCATATGCGCTTAAATACCCTAGAAAAGTTGTATCTAGCCATGAAGTTTAAGCAACCTGAAATTACGATGGATGAAACGATTCGACTCGCTGCATTACGTCCTATTCAACGAATGTTAGAAATGTCTTAG
- a CDS encoding ferredoxin:protochlorophyllide reductase (ATP-dependent) subunit N, with protein MTALQEPTALQFECETGNYHTFCPISCVAWLYQKIEDSFFLVIGTKTCGYFLQNAMGVMIFAEPRYAMAELEEGDISAQLNDYEELKRLCLQIKRDRNPSVIVWIGTCTTEIIKMDLEGLAPKLESEIGIPIVTARANGLDYAFTQGEDTVLAAMAHKCPQSVKAEEEKEERNAIHKLLNFGRKKEDIKQEESEYVDHPPLVLFGSLPDPVVTNLTLELKKQGVKISGWLPSKRYTELPVIDEGYFVSGVNPFLSRTATTLMRRRKCKLIGAPFPIGPDGTRAWIEKICSVFGIQPQGLEEREAKIWESLEDYLQLIRGKSVFFMGDNLLEVSLARFLIRCGMTCHEIGIPYMDKRYQQAELAFLEKTCQEMGVPIPKIVEKPDNYNQIQRIYELKPDLVITGMAHANPLEARGINTKWSVEFTFAQIHGFTNARDILELATRPLRRNNNLKELGWEKLVREEANV; from the coding sequence ATGACCGCTTTACAAGAACCGACTGCTTTACAATTTGAATGCGAAACTGGCAACTATCATACTTTTTGTCCTATTAGTTGCGTTGCTTGGTTGTACCAAAAAATAGAAGATAGTTTCTTCTTAGTCATTGGAACCAAAACCTGTGGTTATTTTCTGCAAAATGCGATGGGAGTGATGATTTTTGCTGAACCTCGTTATGCGATGGCAGAATTAGAAGAAGGGGATATTTCCGCGCAATTAAATGATTATGAAGAACTCAAAAGATTGTGTTTACAAATTAAGCGCGATCGCAACCCTAGTGTTATCGTTTGGATTGGGACTTGTACCACCGAAATCATTAAAATGGACTTGGAAGGGTTAGCACCCAAATTAGAGTCAGAAATTGGTATTCCTATTGTAACCGCAAGAGCCAATGGGTTAGATTATGCCTTTACTCAAGGCGAAGATACTGTCTTAGCAGCAATGGCACATAAATGTCCTCAAAGTGTCAAAGCAGAGGAGGAAAAAGAGGAAAGAAATGCCATCCATAAGTTATTGAATTTCGGACGAAAGAAGGAAGATATTAAACAAGAAGAGTCCGAATATGTGGATCATCCTCCGTTAGTTTTATTTGGTTCTCTTCCTGATCCAGTTGTCACCAATTTAACTCTAGAATTGAAGAAACAAGGGGTCAAAATTTCGGGTTGGTTGCCATCAAAACGCTATACCGAATTACCCGTTATTGATGAGGGGTATTTTGTCAGTGGAGTTAATCCCTTTTTATCACGGACTGCGACTACTTTGATGCGTCGTCGTAAGTGTAAGTTAATTGGTGCACCGTTTCCTATTGGTCCCGATGGAACTCGCGCTTGGATCGAGAAAATTTGCTCAGTTTTCGGTATTCAACCTCAAGGTTTAGAGGAACGAGAAGCGAAAATTTGGGAAAGTTTAGAGGACTATCTTCAGTTGATTCGTGGTAAGTCTGTTTTCTTTATGGGAGACAATTTATTAGAGGTTTCTTTGGCACGTTTTCTGATTCGTTGCGGGATGACTTGTCACGAAATTGGTATTCCTTATATGGATAAGCGATACCAACAAGCGGAGTTAGCTTTCCTCGAAAAAACTTGTCAAGAAATGGGCGTTCCTATTCCTAAAATTGTCGAGAAACCTGATAATTATAATCAGATTCAACGTATTTATGAGTTGAAACCTGACTTAGTTATTACGGGAATGGCACACGCTAACCCCTTAGAAGCAAGAGGAATTAATACTAAATGGTCGGTAGAATTTACCTTTGCTCAAATTCACGGGTTTACTAATGCACGGGATATATTAGAGTTAGCAACTCGTCCCCTCCGTCGTAATAACAACCTCAAAGAATTAGGGTGGGAAAAATTAGTCAGAGAAGAAGCTAACGTTTAA
- a CDS encoding DUF5331 domain-containing protein produces the protein MITFEEIKATLPDKWLLYYTTNHSWIKPLMDNRKWWHKTPDDGKRPCADIILGAITALEPQLSFWMPPFCKLNSDGNKLIEVLGLNFDPEKELKKRSEQSSKLSIKSDDQFMRQIREQNKQGED, from the coding sequence ATGATCACCTTTGAAGAAATTAAAGCAACTTTACCTGATAAATGGTTGCTTTACTATACAACTAACCATTCTTGGATTAAACCTTTAATGGATAATAGGAAATGGTGGCACAAAACCCCTGATGATGGTAAACGTCCTTGCGCTGATATTATTTTAGGAGCAATTACTGCCCTAGAACCACAATTATCTTTCTGGATGCCACCTTTCTGTAAACTTAATTCTGATGGCAATAAACTGATAGAAGTTCTAGGATTAAACTTTGATCCAGAAAAAGAACTCAAAAAACGATCAGAACAAAGTTCAAAATTATCTATTAAAAGTGACGATCAATTTATGCGACAAATTCGAGAACAAAACAAACAAGGAGAAGACTAA
- the bchL gene encoding ferredoxin:protochlorophyllide reductase (ATP-dependent) iron-sulfur ATP-binding protein: protein MTLTLAVYGKGGIGKSTTSCNISTALAKRGKKVLQIGCDPKHDSTFTLTGFLIPTIIDTLQEKDFHYEDIWPEDVIYKGYAGVDCVEAGGPPAGAGCGGYVVGETVKLLKELNAFDEYDVILFDVLGDVVCGGFAAPLNYADYCLIVTDNGFDALFAANRIAASVREKARTHPLRLAGLIGNRTSKRDLIDKYIEAVPMPVLEILPLIEDIRVSRVKGKTLFEMTESDPSLDYVCNYYLNIADQLLAMPEGVVPNDAPDRELFTLLSDFYLNPQTPVKSQEEELDLMMV from the coding sequence TTGACTTTAACACTGGCAGTTTACGGAAAAGGCGGTATCGGTAAATCCACCACTAGCTGCAATATTTCGACAGCATTGGCAAAAAGAGGCAAAAAAGTCCTACAAATTGGCTGCGATCCCAAGCATGACAGTACATTTACCCTAACAGGTTTCCTTATTCCCACTATTATTGATACCCTGCAAGAAAAAGACTTCCATTACGAAGATATTTGGCCGGAAGACGTTATCTATAAAGGCTATGCCGGGGTTGACTGCGTGGAAGCGGGAGGACCTCCTGCGGGTGCGGGGTGTGGTGGCTATGTCGTCGGAGAAACGGTTAAATTACTCAAGGAATTGAACGCTTTTGATGAGTACGATGTCATCCTCTTTGATGTGTTGGGTGACGTGGTTTGTGGTGGCTTTGCTGCACCGTTGAATTATGCCGATTATTGTTTAATTGTGACGGATAATGGCTTTGATGCGCTGTTTGCGGCTAACCGTATTGCTGCATCAGTACGGGAAAAGGCAAGAACCCATCCGTTGCGGTTGGCGGGGTTAATTGGTAACAGGACTTCTAAGCGTGATTTAATTGATAAATATATCGAAGCTGTGCCGATGCCTGTGTTAGAAATTCTGCCGTTAATTGAAGATATTCGGGTGTCTCGGGTTAAGGGTAAAACGCTGTTTGAAATGACAGAAAGTGATCCGTCTCTTGACTATGTTTGTAATTATTATTTGAACATTGCGGATCAATTGTTAGCTATGCCGGAAGGTGTGGTTCCGAATGATGCACCGGATCGGGAATTATTTACTTTATTGTCTGATTTCTATCTTAATCCTCAAACCCCGGTTAAATCTCAAGAGGAAGAGTTAGATCTCATGATGGTTTAA
- a CDS encoding AbrB/MazE/SpoVT family DNA-binding domain-containing protein has translation MFMTEKGTTTKITDGGRIVIPPEYRPALSFNIGDDVIFVGT, from the coding sequence ATGTTTATGACAGAAAAAGGAACAACAACCAAGATCACGGACGGGGGACGCATTGTCATTCCCCCAGAATATCGTCCCGCTTTATCCTTCAATATAGGCGATGATGTCATTTTCGTAGGGACATAA
- a CDS encoding SpoIIE family protein phosphatase, with protein MIVSTTTVTVFSYRVLRIELTAQVGKDLQKQATKLAQQVSNLLINQVDQVTLISLSNVFQNELNLINSRYPKNQNTIQQEIQKNSQIWHQSKKSNRLLGNYLNNPISRELREYQKHFPNNYQIFVTDKYGAIAGTTNLNLEYNQGEKQWWQQTWNNGRGAVYIEEPQYNQENLLLLVNIAVPIYKRSNSQASEVIGIIHTSYKISHALLPLLQNINSGKTGHAYLFVSPKKYFSDYKFVNETNQELTKFISSLASYKEIKYQGEKRFFSKASVQPKNQEFSLLNNLPWLIIIYQDSSEILHPLIIARQTIMMAALGTLLVAGILASFIERLISTPIRVLTKITQRIASGDLDYEIDLEQKDEIGLLAANFNIMVESLKSYFSKLRTSLKELSDMKFALDQSVLVTVMEPNGRITYVNDKFCEISQYSRQELIGNNYRFLKSRYHTPEFYQSIWDTLNQGNIWRGEIKNQTKDGSYYWVDSTMVPFLDENNKPFQYLAIRYDITARKDFEEALSQKVKERTDQLAQANQEIIQLNHQLQGENLRMSAQLNVARQLQQMVLPKPEELAAIKGLELAGFMEPADEVGGDYYDVLATDDVVTISIGDVTGHGLESGILMIMTQTVVRTLKEIREHDPVKFLDTLNRTLYRNIERMNSDRHLTLAVLNYSHRRVSLSGQHEEVIFVRAGGELQRIDTMNLGFPIGLDQNITDFIDQISLELQTGDGLVLYTDGITEAKDINKNHYGIERLCQVIQQNWEKSAQQIQELVIQDLHEHIGQQKIFDDITLFVLKQK; from the coding sequence ATGATTGTCTCTACGACAACCGTTACCGTCTTTAGTTACCGAGTGCTTAGGATTGAACTGACGGCTCAAGTGGGTAAAGATTTACAAAAACAGGCTACTAAACTGGCTCAACAAGTTAGTAATTTACTGATTAACCAAGTTGATCAAGTAACTTTAATAAGCTTATCTAATGTCTTTCAAAACGAATTAAATTTGATTAATAGTCGCTATCCTAAAAATCAAAATACTATTCAACAAGAAATCCAAAAAAATAGTCAAATTTGGCATCAATCTAAAAAATCAAATCGTTTATTAGGAAACTATCTAAATAATCCAATTTCTAGAGAATTAAGAGAATATCAAAAGCACTTCCCAAATAATTACCAAATTTTTGTCACCGACAAATATGGTGCGATCGCTGGAACGACTAACCTAAATTTAGAGTACAATCAAGGAGAGAAACAATGGTGGCAGCAAACTTGGAATAATGGCAGAGGAGCAGTTTATATTGAAGAACCACAATACAATCAAGAGAATTTATTATTATTAGTTAATATTGCTGTTCCTATCTACAAGCGCAGTAATAGTCAAGCTAGTGAAGTCATTGGGATTATTCATACCAGTTATAAAATAAGCCATGCTTTATTACCGTTATTACAAAATATCAATTCAGGAAAAACAGGTCATGCTTATTTATTTGTTTCTCCCAAAAAATATTTCTCGGATTATAAATTCGTTAATGAGACGAATCAAGAATTAACTAAGTTTATTAGTTCATTAGCCAGTTACAAGGAGATTAAATATCAAGGGGAAAAACGATTTTTTAGTAAAGCCTCTGTTCAACCCAAAAATCAGGAATTTTCTCTTTTAAATAACTTACCTTGGCTAATTATTATTTATCAAGATAGTAGTGAAATTCTGCATCCCCTGATCATTGCCCGACAAACGATCATGATGGCAGCTTTAGGAACATTACTGGTCGCGGGGATCTTAGCCTCATTTATTGAACGATTAATTAGTACTCCTATTCGAGTTTTAACAAAGATAACTCAACGGATTGCTTCAGGGGATTTGGACTATGAAATTGACTTAGAACAAAAGGATGAAATTGGGTTACTTGCAGCCAATTTTAATATCATGGTTGAATCCCTAAAAAGTTACTTTTCTAAGTTAAGAACATCCCTAAAAGAATTATCAGATATGAAATTCGCCTTGGATCAATCGGTATTAGTCACCGTGATGGAACCCAATGGAAGAATCACCTATGTGAACGATAAATTTTGTGAAATTTCCCAATATTCTCGTCAAGAACTCATTGGTAATAACTATCGTTTTTTGAAATCTCGCTATCATACCCCTGAATTTTATCAATCTATTTGGGACACCCTTAATCAAGGGAACATTTGGCGAGGAGAAATCAAGAATCAAACCAAAGATGGCTCCTATTATTGGGTAGATAGTACCATGGTTCCCTTTTTGGATGAAAATAATAAACCCTTTCAATACCTAGCCATTCGTTATGATATTACCGCGCGTAAAGACTTTGAGGAAGCCTTATCACAAAAAGTTAAAGAACGCACTGATCAACTCGCTCAAGCTAATCAAGAAATTATCCAACTCAATCACCAACTCCAAGGCGAAAACCTGCGTATGAGTGCTCAATTAAATGTTGCCAGACAACTGCAACAGATGGTGTTACCGAAACCCGAAGAATTAGCTGCTATTAAAGGATTAGAATTAGCCGGGTTTATGGAACCGGCCGATGAAGTCGGGGGAGATTACTACGATGTCCTGGCAACGGATGACGTAGTTACTATTAGTATCGGAGATGTTACGGGACATGGACTAGAAAGTGGTATCTTAATGATTATGACCCAAACTGTGGTTCGGACTCTTAAGGAGATTCGAGAACATGATCCCGTAAAATTTTTGGATACCCTTAACCGTACTCTCTACCGCAATATCGAACGAATGAACTCGGACAGACACCTAACCCTTGCGGTGCTAAACTACTCTCACAGGAGAGTCAGTCTAAGCGGTCAACACGAAGAGGTCATTTTTGTCCGTGCTGGTGGAGAATTGCAACGAATTGATACAATGAATCTGGGTTTTCCTATTGGATTAGATCAAAATATCACAGACTTTATTGATCAGATTTCCCTAGAATTACAGACTGGGGATGGATTAGTTTTATACACTGATGGAATTACTGAGGCGAAAGACATTAACAAAAATCATTATGGAATTGAACGACTCTGTCAAGTCATTCAGCAAAACTGGGAAAAATCGGCTCAACAAATTCAGGAGCTAGTGATTCAAGATTTACACGAACATATCGGACAACAAAAAATCTTTGATGATATAACTTTATTTGTTTTAAAACAAAAATGA
- a CDS encoding DUF6272 family protein, with product MTKTFGSYILNFPHTNNSLELIFNPTSSSIKKIWRNNRLSAHFIADYFSNFLPIDENNPAYKQRVKNSKGAVSYVANELLENTMKFSDPNSDHDIKIGVHFLNNSEFTVTVFATNAMAAQDIDKFQYFIQELLSCEPDEFYVRQIEKSLSEEEEEESSGLGLVTMMMDYSAKLGWKFETCPKDPKIVLVTTMVQIVL from the coding sequence ATGACTAAAACATTTGGAAGTTATATTTTAAATTTTCCTCATACCAATAATTCGTTAGAACTTATCTTTAATCCGACTTCTAGTTCTATTAAAAAAATTTGGCGAAATAATCGATTATCGGCTCATTTTATAGCGGATTATTTTTCTAATTTCTTACCTATTGATGAGAATAATCCCGCCTATAAACAAAGAGTTAAAAATAGTAAAGGAGCCGTTAGCTATGTCGCTAATGAACTCTTAGAAAATACCATGAAATTCAGCGATCCCAATAGCGATCATGATATTAAAATTGGAGTACATTTTCTGAACAATTCAGAATTTACGGTGACCGTTTTTGCAACTAATGCCATGGCCGCTCAAGATATCGATAAATTCCAGTACTTTATCCAAGAATTACTATCTTGTGAACCCGATGAGTTTTATGTTCGTCAGATTGAAAAAAGCCTCTCAGAAGAGGAGGAGGAGGAATCATCTGGGTTAGGGTTAGTAACGATGATGATGGATTATTCTGCTAAACTCGGCTGGAAATTTGAAACTTGCCCCAAAGATCCTAAAATAGTTTTAGTTACAACTATGGTGCAGATTGTACTATAA
- a CDS encoding slr1659 superfamily regulator: MSVQEIAGDDYTIKYDPEAVIVNFYGELALGGPKDYQPITDFLNEIADSEPQKITLDVRELNFLNSSGISMLSKFVISFRRKENINLTVLGSNEVPWQGKSLSNLKKLLPSLELITD, from the coding sequence ATGAGTGTTCAAGAAATCGCCGGGGATGACTATACCATTAAATACGATCCTGAAGCAGTGATTGTTAACTTCTATGGAGAACTCGCCTTAGGAGGTCCAAAAGATTATCAACCGATTACGGATTTTCTCAATGAAATTGCTGATTCTGAACCCCAAAAAATCACCCTTGACGTTAGAGAACTCAATTTTCTCAATAGTTCAGGCATTAGTATGTTATCTAAATTTGTCATTAGTTTTCGCCGCAAGGAAAACATCAATTTAACGGTTTTAGGCTCCAATGAGGTTCCCTGGCAAGGCAAATCTTTAAGCAATTTAAAGAAACTTCTCCCAAGTCTTGAATTAATTACTGATTAG
- a CDS encoding LysM peptidoglycan-binding domain-containing M23 family metallopeptidase: MSSELLLVLFVSLVPPLVNLAQTPPSSLCPAPILSRLERHRVVTGETLASIAQAYNLFPETLIQLNPSLKGGAVQVGQEIVIPPFNGIRVEVPKGASWQDLATAYGLRADVLFELNGCVKTPKVVFIPGVNWQTSQGTRKNDYTGLKGYPLQAPAQVGLAYGWHTNQTTGQSFFHGGIDLLAEPGTPVLAADAGEVIFASQEGTYGFLVVVDHGNSRQTRYAHLSRFQAKIGQSVRQGDIIGYVGTTGRPDIPQSHLHFEVRYRFPVGWVAQDPTTHLPSP; the protein is encoded by the coding sequence GTGAGTAGTGAACTGTTATTAGTCCTGTTTGTTTCTCTCGTTCCTCCCCTTGTTAACCTTGCCCAAACCCCACCCTCATCCTTGTGTCCAGCCCCGATCCTATCCCGTCTCGAACGTCATCGCGTAGTGACTGGGGAAACTCTAGCGAGTATTGCTCAAGCTTACAACCTATTTCCTGAAACCTTGATTCAACTCAATCCTAGTCTCAAAGGAGGAGCGGTTCAGGTAGGACAAGAAATTGTCATTCCTCCGTTTAATGGGATTCGAGTAGAAGTCCCGAAAGGTGCTAGTTGGCAGGACTTAGCAACAGCCTATGGCCTTCGCGCTGATGTTTTGTTTGAACTCAATGGCTGTGTCAAAACCCCCAAGGTTGTCTTTATTCCGGGGGTCAATTGGCAAACCAGTCAAGGAACTCGGAAAAATGACTATACTGGACTCAAAGGTTATCCCTTACAGGCTCCCGCTCAGGTCGGATTAGCCTACGGATGGCACACGAATCAAACAACAGGACAATCCTTTTTTCATGGGGGAATCGATCTCTTAGCCGAACCGGGAACGCCTGTTTTAGCGGCTGATGCAGGAGAGGTGATTTTTGCCTCTCAAGAGGGAACCTACGGGTTTTTGGTGGTGGTTGATCACGGGAATAGTAGACAAACCCGCTATGCTCACTTAAGTCGATTTCAAGCAAAAATCGGGCAATCTGTTCGTCAGGGAGATATAATCGGTTATGTCGGCACTACAGGACGACCTGATATTCCCCAATCCCATTTACATTTTGAAGTTCGTTATCGCTTTCCTGTTGGTTGGGTAGCACAAGATCCCACAACTCATTTACCCTCACCCTAA
- a CDS encoding homoserine dehydrogenase: protein MVVKIGLLGLGTVGTGTAQILLDPSGRNPLLKDITIHRVGVRSPDKPRSVQFPPEVITSDLKAIVNDPDIDIVVELLGGLEPARSLILQAIAQKKHVVTANKAVIARYGDEIYNSANQAGVYVLLEAAVGGGIPIIKPLKQSLGANRITQIIGIINGTTNYILSEMTTAGADFSDVLAEAQRLGYAEADPTADVDGLDAADKIAILASLGFGGRVQREDVYCEGIRQVSAADIAYADKLGFVIKLLAIAKGSGGQESQTLELRVHPTLVPKDHPLASINGVYNAILVAGDPLGQVMFYGPGAGSGPTASAVVSDIMNIVAILKSSGQTPTLDPLLSCVHQHFCQITPIEGIKSRFYARFLTGDLPGVIGHLGMSFGNHQVSLESVVQIGFQGELAEIVVVTHNVGEGNFRAALAEIRTLEAIKSIPSILRVL, encoded by the coding sequence GTGGTCGTTAAGATTGGTTTACTGGGTTTAGGAACCGTAGGAACAGGAACCGCCCAAATTTTGCTTGATCCCTCTGGGCGCAACCCCCTCTTAAAAGACATTACCATTCATCGGGTGGGAGTGCGATCGCCCGACAAACCCCGTTCGGTACAATTTCCCCCAGAGGTGATCACCAGCGACTTAAAAGCTATTGTCAACGATCCTGACATTGACATTGTGGTGGAATTATTAGGGGGACTCGAACCCGCGCGATCGCTCATTCTTCAAGCGATCGCCCAAAAAAAGCACGTTGTCACCGCCAATAAAGCTGTCATTGCCCGTTATGGTGACGAAATCTACAACTCAGCCAACCAAGCTGGCGTTTACGTTCTCCTAGAAGCTGCTGTCGGGGGAGGGATTCCGATTATTAAACCCCTCAAACAATCCCTCGGTGCGAACCGCATTACCCAAATTATCGGCATTATCAACGGCACAACTAACTATATTCTCAGCGAAATGACCACCGCCGGAGCAGATTTTAGCGATGTTTTAGCAGAAGCCCAACGCTTAGGCTATGCAGAAGCTGATCCCACCGCCGACGTAGATGGGTTAGATGCGGCCGATAAAATCGCTATTCTCGCCTCTTTAGGGTTTGGCGGTCGTGTCCAACGGGAAGACGTTTACTGCGAAGGGATTCGCCAAGTCAGTGCCGCCGATATTGCCTATGCCGATAAATTAGGCTTTGTCATCAAACTGCTGGCCATTGCCAAAGGATCTGGGGGTCAGGAGTCCCAGACCCTAGAATTACGGGTTCATCCTACCCTTGTTCCGAAAGACCATCCCCTAGCCAGTATTAATGGGGTCTACAATGCGATTTTAGTGGCGGGTGATCCCCTCGGACAAGTGATGTTTTATGGTCCAGGGGCAGGATCTGGTCCAACGGCCAGTGCGGTCGTTTCTGACATCATGAATATTGTGGCCATCCTCAAAAGTAGTGGTCAAACCCCCACCCTTGATCCCCTTCTCAGTTGTGTTCATCAACATTTTTGTCAAATCACCCCCATAGAAGGGATTAAAAGCCGCTTTTATGCCCGTTTCCTCACCGGAGATCTTCCGGGGGTCATTGGTCATTTAGGGATGAGTTTTGGCAACCATCAGGTCAGTTTGGAGTCGGTGGTACAGATTGGGTTTCAAGGGGAACTCGCGGAAATTGTCGTCGTCACTCACAATGTTGGTGAAGGAAATTTCCGGGCGGCCTTAGCTGAAATTCGTACCCTAGAAGCGATTAAAAGTATTCCCAGTATTTTGCGAGTTTTGTAG